The Acinetobacter chinensis genomic sequence AGGGTCTGCTGTCTGACCAGACAGGCGTCAATGCGGGTAATATCGGTAATTATGTGAAAGTGGCTTATAACGGCACAGATACTGTGATCAGTATTGACCGTGACGGCACAGGAGCAAATTACAGTTCAGCGGATCTGCTGACACTGAAAAATACCAACACGACACTGGCTGAGCTGCTGCAGAACAACCAGCTGTTATTCTGATCTGAATACATAATTCAGTAAAAGAAAGAGGACCCCAGGGTCCTCTTTTTTATATAAATCAATTACTAAAAACATATAAATAAGGTCTTAACAGAAAGAAAACTTATGCTATATTTGTTGTGAACTACATAACAATTTTTATATAACGTGTGAAAAAATGACAGTTAATACTTTTTCGGAACTTACTGAATTTAAAGAAAATTTAGGGAAATGGTTAAATAGTGAGCTGAGTGAAAAAGCTCAGGATATTTATGTGGTTTTTTTCTCTTACGGTACTCGTAAAAACAGGTGTAATGTTTGGTCCACAGCAGACAAAGATGCTCAGACTATCATCAAAAGAACCTTTAAATTCTGTGAACAGCTTTTTGATAAGAACCGTGGTTTACCAGAATATTTAAAGTTTGATATTGCGGTCAATATTGAAAAGAGAGACTGGACTAATATCAATGCAGAAGTGATAGGACAGATACATAATAACCATTACAGAAAAGGTATCAGCTTTGACAGTAGTTTCGGTCAGTGCTTCCTCGAACAGGAAATTTATGGAAAGTCCATTATCAAAGGTGTGGTTTATAATGAACCCAATTTTTTTGATGAAAAAAATCTGAACGATACATTAAAGAAAAAAAATCCAAACTTTAAAGGGAATATACAACTTTCAAAATTAAAGACGGCCTGGGTGTTTGATACCATCTCTGCAATTTATGAAAATAAAAAGTTTCTGGCATTACAGAGTGGTGGGGCTTTCAACGGTATAAGGTTTATTGAAGGTGATAAAAAAGCGCATATTAAAGAAATTGTACTTAAAAACGCAGAATTTCTGCATGGGCAAATTCAGGAAAATGGACGCTTTATCTATGGTTATTTCCCTGCATTTGACCGTGAAATTAAAAGCTATAACACCGTCCGGCACTGTACAGCAGTTTATGCACTGCTCGAAACACTGGAAGTTGAATACAATGATGCCTATTTGCCAAAAATAAAAACATCCATTCAGTATGCAATTAATACATTCTATAAAGAAATGGATGGTAAAGCATTTTTGATTGATGGCAATGAACCTGATCAGGAA encodes the following:
- a CDS encoding poly alpha-glucosyltransferase, whose amino-acid sequence is MTVNTFSELTEFKENLGKWLNSELSEKAQDIYVVFFSYGTRKNRCNVWSTADKDAQTIIKRTFKFCEQLFDKNRGLPEYLKFDIAVNIEKRDWTNINAEVIGQIHNNHYRKGISFDSSFGQCFLEQEIYGKSIIKGVVYNEPNFFDEKNLNDTLKKKNPNFKGNIQLSKLKTAWVFDTISAIYENKKFLALQSGGAFNGIRFIEGDKKAHIKEIVLKNAEFLHGQIQENGRFIYGYFPAFDREIKSYNTVRHCTAVYALLETLEVEYNDAYLPKIKTSIQYAINTFYKEMDGKAFLIDGNEPDQEIKLGSNAAAIFMLAKYQEITKDSQYIAYAEKLAEGIRYMVDDKGETTHVLSYPSLDVKEQFRIVYYDGEAALGLLRLYQLNDNPALLDTVKLMFEHFIEKDYDKYHDHWLSYCSNELTKICPEEKYFQFGMNNYLKHMDFIRNRKTAYATFLEMMMSAYKMVVRMRDQGYTELFAQAKFEELEDLIEYRTEYQRSGFFYPEVAMYLAKPERILNAFNVRHDRLRTRIDDQEHNLSGYVAYINHFHRNGGAE